One Hypanus sabinus isolate sHypSab1 chromosome 4, sHypSab1.hap1, whole genome shotgun sequence genomic region harbors:
- the c4h2orf69 gene encoding mitochondrial protein C2orf69 homolog, which produces MGKKRRSAMTRTLRSFSLPFTRKLGFCVLVFCWTGTRTQRPLLALRRPQSEAWSRRLRALGSSGRGPVVMSGPGRAAEAARIWKVPGIEVLRLSGVTGWGPGKKNDLVLGVGDDPRSGQHVVYFPGDVQNYHELMTRHSENLRWQRWSLEEVAVLLFHRFPRSHIWIIKASRIHLHKFSCYDNFVQSNLFGVPEHSFDRGAFKHLYSLLMNGFKQKHTLLHSRTSPSERACGSFAVEHGEGCSDLSKTSSSFSTKNDLSTPSLSGNYTEVEDLKCTDPSLKFILIGFSKGCVVLNQLLYALNEAQKDEELAAFISNIKGMYWLDGGHAGGSNTWVTDPEILKRFAKTGIPVFTHVTPYQVQDSMRAWIGKEHKKFIRLLGEYGAKVTNQLHFENENPSLDNHFRVLQAF; this is translated from the exons ATGGGAAAAAAACGGAGAAGCGCAATGACACGAACACTTCGCAGCTTTTCCCTGCCTTTCACTCGGAAGTTGGGATTCTGTGTTCTGGTTTTCTGCTGGACGGGCACTAGGACCCAGCGACCTCTCCTTGCTCTCCGCCGCCCGCAGTCGGAAGCCTGGAGTCGGCGCCTCCGAGCGCTAGGATCCAGCGGCCGGGGCCCGGTCGTCATGAGTGGGCCCGGCCGGGCGGCGGAGGCCGCTCGGATTTGGAAGGTGCCCGGGATCGAGGTGCTGCGCCTGAGCGGCGTGACAGGTTGGGGGCCGGGCAAGAAGAACGACCTGGTGCTGGGTGTAGGCGACGACCCCCGGAGCGGGCAGCATGTGGTGTACTTCCCCGGGGACGTGCAG AACTATCATGAGCTGATGACACGCCATTCAGAAAACCTTCGCTGGCAGCGATGGAGCCTAGAAGAAGTCGCTGTTTTACTGTTCCATCGATTTCCTCGCAGCCACATCTGGATCATTAAAGCTTCCCGGATTCATCTACACAAGTTCAGTTGCTATGACAACTTTGTGCAAAGCAATCTATTTGGTGTGCCTGAGCATAGCTTTGACAGAGGAGCTTTCAAACACTTATATTCATTGTTAATGAATGGCTTCAAGCAAAAGCACACTCTTTTACATTCACGGACAAGTCCAAGTGAAAGGGCTTGTGGTTCATTTGCAGTCGAGCATGGTGAAGGCTGCAGTGATCTCTCTAAAACTTCAAGTAGTTTTTCCACCAAGAATGATCTGAGTACTCCAAGTCTTTCTGGAAATTACACAGAGGTTGAAGACTTGAAATGCACTGACCCTTCATTGAAATTTATATTGATTGGTTTCAGCAAAGGTTGTGTGGTGTTGAACCAGCTGCTGTATGCGTTGAATGAAGCACAAAAAGATGAAGAACTGGCGGCCTTCATCAGTAACATTAAAGGAATGTATTGGTTGGATGGTGGTCATGCTGGGGGAAGCAATACCTGGGTCACTGATCCAGAAATCCTGAAAAGATTTGCCAAAACAGGTATTCCTGTGTTTACACATGTTACACCTTACCAAGTACAGGATAGTATGAGGGCTTGGATTGGAAAAGAGCATAAGAAGTTCATCCGGCTCTTGGGGGAGTATGGTGCTAAAGTGACAAACCAACTTCATTTTGAAAATGAAAACCCTTCTCTGGACAATCACTTTAGGGTCCTTCAAGCATTCTAA